Proteins found in one Sporohalobacter salinus genomic segment:
- a CDS encoding UvrB/UvrC motif-containing protein, whose product MLCQECQKREATVHLTKIINNKKKEIYLCDKCAQNKEELNFGKEGFSFNNLLTGLLNSEFGTDTPNSSLNLNYNKKVEEECENCGLNYAEFSRQGKLGCSECYIEFENRINKLLKKIHGNNRHTGKVPKRTGGVIRTRKEIQQLREKMQDAVQKEEFEEAAKLRDAIKELEEEIDE is encoded by the coding sequence ATGCTTTGTCAAGAATGTCAAAAACGTGAAGCAACAGTTCATTTGACTAAGATAATTAATAATAAGAAAAAGGAAATTTATCTTTGTGATAAGTGTGCTCAGAATAAAGAAGAGCTTAATTTTGGGAAAGAAGGTTTTTCTTTTAACAATTTATTGACCGGATTGTTGAATAGTGAATTTGGAACTGACACACCTAATTCTAGTCTTAATTTAAATTATAATAAAAAAGTTGAAGAAGAATGTGAAAATTGCGGTTTGAATTATGCTGAATTTAGTCGTCAAGGAAAGTTAGGCTGTAGCGAATGTTATATAGAGTTTGAAAATAGAATTAATAAATTATTAAAGAAAATTCATGGTAATAATCGACATACTGGTAAGGTTCCTAAGAGGACAGGAGGAGTAATTAGAACTAGAAAAGAGATTCAGCAATTGCGTGAAAAGATGCAGGATGCAGTGCAAAAAGAAGAGTTTGAAGAAGCGGCTAAGTTACGAGATGCAATAAAAGAATTAGAAGAAGAGATTGATGAGTAA